From the genome of Actinomycetota bacterium:
GAAGCTCGCCGTCCGGGCCGGGGATGAGCACCTTGCGGGTCCGCGCAGTGGGCTTGATGTCCGAACCCCCGAATGCTGAGTCGTCCGCGCCGAAGGAGTCACCTGCCTGGGGCAGCCCCCGAGTGGCCGGGGGCGAATCGGTCGAGAACGAGGGCGCGGAATCGGGCGAACCGGGATCCGGCGGAAGCGCGCCCAGGTCGACGAGTTTCCAGTTGAAGGTCAGTGAGTACCCGTCGTTGAGACCGGCGAAGTTCACAATGGTGATCCACAGCGTGCCCTCGGGTTCGCCGAGCAGCACACGCTTGGGCTTGTTTGTCGCCGTGTTGTCTTGGGCCACGGGCGCTCCCGAAACCGGGTCGTCGGTCCCCCACACGTGAATGTTGAGCCGGTTGGTGTCCGTCCTCTTCTTCCAGTCAAGGACGATCTCAACCTGGTAGATCTCCTGGTAGTTCTCAGGGACATTGATTTCCATCTTGAACGCGTCGCAGTAGGCCCGGTTCTGGTCGCGGCACCCCGGGGGCCGGATCTGCGCAAAAAGAGGCGCAGGCGGCGCAGTGGCGGGGATTGGGGGGTAGTTGTTCGTGAAAGACGCGCCGGGGCCGACCTCGACGGTGCCCCTGTCCTCGGCCCCCGAGGGCACCACCGGCGTCAGGGCGAGCAACGTCGCCAGCACAGGCACCGTCAGGAGTCGCGCGTATCTCATGTCCGGTTCATACCCACCCTGGGGCGCGCTCTAATCATCATTTCGGGGGGCCGATCGAGAAACCGGACAAAAAGAAACCGGGGCCCTTCGGGCCCCGGTTTTCAGTTCGCTATTCGGGGGGTGCCTAGGCCTGCTGGCGCCTCATGCGGAGGGCGAAAAAGCCGACCGCCGCTGCGGAAGTCAGGAGAAGCATGATCAGGAAGACCGTGAAGTTGCTCACCCCGCTGGAGCCGGCGCTGGAGCGCTCGCCCCGGGCAATCACCGGCAGCGCCACCGAACGAAGCTCGCCGTCGGGGCCGGGGATGAGAACCTTGCGGGTCTTGGCGGCAATCGGCTTGCCGTCGGGATAGCCAATCGGGGTCGAGTCGTCGATGGACGCGGGGGAACCGGCGTTGCCGAACGAGCCCGGAGTCGAGAACGAAGGCGCCGACGCACCGGCGTCGCCAAGGTTGTAGTCAGGTCCCAGGTCGATCTCGACCCAGCGGACGGTCAGCGTGTATCCGGAGTTGACTCCCCGCTCGTTGACCACCGAGAGGGAGAGGGTGCCCGAGTCAGGTGCGCCGAGGCGGACCGACTTGGGGGTCTCGTCTTTGCGGTTGTCCACCACAGACGGTCCCAAGACGTAACCCTGCTCCTCGATGGGGTCCACGTCGTTGAACACGTACAGGTCCATCTTGTTGTTGGCGATACCCCGGTCGTATGCCAAATCGATCCAAACCTCGTACAGGTCATCCATGTAGCCCTCGGGCCGCTCGATGTGCAGCCGGATGGCGTCGCAGTAGGCCTGGTTGTGGTCGCGGCAGCCCGGCGCCTGCGTCTGCGCGTAGGGAGTCGACACGCACCCGGCCGGGGTGCTGCAGGCGTTCGGGCGCACTGCCGCAATAGCGGGGTACGCCTTTGAAACCTGCTTGATGATCGGCGAGATCTTGAGCTCGCCCCGATCGGTGGCACCGGCAGGGCTCCCGCCCGTCACCATGCCTATTGCGAGAGCCAGACCCACTCCCAGAGCTGTCAGCTTGCGCATCGCATCCCCCTTTCGCCACCCCAGATGGCGATCCCCCTGGGCATATTTCGCCCCCTCGTACAGAAGAAACGCCCGGGGATCCGTTACCTGTCGCACCTTTTTTGAGAAATTTCCCCGGGCTGTGAATCCCCTACCCGCCGTTTCGGGCGTTCAACCCAGAACGGCTGTTCCCCTCTACAACGACTTGGATTGCTCCGAGGGTTCTCTCTCGCGTGAAAGCCCTGGTCAGAGGCTTGCAGGGAGCAGCACGACGAACCTGCCTGGGCGTCAGGACCAGGGGTCGGGCCGCTTGGCCAGACGCCGGAACAGGTTCTTGACCGTGTAGGACTGCGGCTTGAGGCGGGGGTTCTCCACCTCACGCCACTCCAGGGGGGCCGCCACGGGTGCCCCCGGCAGTGCCCGGACCGAATAGGGGGCCACCGCCGTCTGGGCATAGCCGTTGCGGGCGATGTCCACGTATATGCGCCCGCCCCGGTCCGCCTTGTGGAATGCGGTGGTCAGGTTGTCCGGGTCGCGGCCCACCAAGTCCGCGGCCAGGTCCCCCGCCAGTTCCAGCACCTGCTCGGTGGTCAGGGTGCCGTCCAGCGGGACCACCACGTGCAGGCCCCTGGAGCCGCTGGTCTTCACCAGAGACGGAAGCGAACGGCCGTCCAGGACCTCCTTGAGCAGCAGCGCCACGCGCCGCACCCGGCCGAAGCGGTCGTCCGGGGGGTCCAGGTCGAACATCATCTGGTCGGGGTGCCCCGGACGGTCCGCCCTCGACAGCCACACGTGGTGCGTGACCGTGTTCTGGTTGGCCAGGTACACGAGCGTGGCGGCGTCGTTGCACACGACGTAGGGGGTGGTCCCCTTCTGCTTGGCCATCACCGCCCGAGGGATCCAGTCTGGGAAGTAGGAGGAGGCCGCCTTCTGGAAGAAGCTCCCCCCTCCGATGCCCTCGGGATAGCGCAGCAGCGTCAGGGGCCGGCCCCTGAGGTGCGGGAGCATCAGCGGCGCTGCCTTGAGCAGGTAGTCCACGAGATCGGACTTCGTGATCCCGTCGTCCGGGAACAGGACCTTGTCCGGGTGCGTGATCTTCACCTCGCGCCCGTCTACGTGGACCACGCGGTCGGCCACGTCAGCGGGCCCGGGCGATCTCCTCCAGGGCGGAGGGATTCTCGAGGCTGGTCAGGTCGCCGGGGTCGGCCCCCATGGCCACTGCGCGCACGGCCCGCCGCAGGACCTTCGCGTTACGGGTCTTCGGAAGCTCCGACACGAACTTCACCGCCGCCGGGGTGAAGGCCTTGCCCAGCTCGGTGCCGACGTGGGCGCGCAGCTCGGCCCGCAGGTCGTCGCCGGCGGCCGCTTCGGAGGCCGGGACGATAAAGCACCACAGCGCCTCTCCCTTGATCTCGTCCGGGATCCCGACCACCGCCGCCTCGGATACGCCGGGGTGCCCCACCAGGACCGACTCGACCTCGGCCGGACCGATCCGCTTGCCGGCCACGTTGACGGTGTCGTCGCTTCGGCCGTGCAGAAACCACTGACCGTCGTCGTCGGCCACAGCCCAGTCGCCGTGAACCCACACGTCCGGCCAGCGCGACCAGTAGGCGGCCAGGTACCGGTCGGAGTCCCCCCAGATCCCGCGGGTCATCCCCGGCCAGGGCTTCGTGCAGACGAGCTCGCCCACCTGGCCGCGGACCGGGCGCCCGTCGGGTCCGAACACGTCCACCGCCATTCCCAGCGACGGCCCCCCGAGCGAGCACGACTTCAGCGGCTCGACGACCGTGGCCGAGAGGAAGCAGGCTCCGACCTCGGTCCCGCCCGAGAAGTTGATGATCGGGAGCCTCGACCCCCCGACTCGTTCGAAGAACCAACGGTAGGGGGCGTCGTTCCATGGCTCCCCCGTGGAACCCAGCACACGCAGGCTCGAAAGGTCGTGGCGCGCCGGCAACTCGTCGCCGTGGCGCATCAGAGCCCGGACCAGGGTCGGGGAGATGCCGAGGAT
Proteins encoded in this window:
- the ligD gene encoding non-homologous end-joining DNA ligase → MADRVVHVDGREVKITHPDKVLFPDDGITKSDLVDYLLKAAPLMLPHLRGRPLTLLRYPEGIGGGSFFQKAASSYFPDWIPRAVMAKQKGTTPYVVCNDAATLVYLANQNTVTHHVWLSRADRPGHPDQMMFDLDPPDDRFGRVRRVALLLKEVLDGRSLPSLVKTSGSRGLHVVVPLDGTLTTEQVLELAGDLAADLVGRDPDNLTTAFHKADRGGRIYVDIARNGYAQTAVAPYSVRALPGAPVAAPLEWREVENPRLKPQSYTVKNLFRRLAKRPDPWS